The Providencia rettgeri genome includes a window with the following:
- the dsdX gene encoding DsdX permease, translating into MDSTMWMIGTLVISILLIIVSIIKFKFHPFLALLLASFFVGISMQMNPLEMVSAIENGIGGTLGFLAAIIGLGTILGKMMEISGAAERIGVTLQKSRWLTPDVTMVLIGLICGITLFVEVGVVLLIPLAFSIAKKTNTSLLKLAIPLCTALMAVHCIVPPHPAALFVTNELGADIGTVIVAGLAVGLVASLVGGPLFLKFLGDRLPFKTVPEAFSDLEVREEKDLPSLGATLFTVLLPIILMLIKTAADLNMSKDNQLFTFLQFIGNPITAMFIAAFVAYYMLGIRRNMGMSVLLSKTEESFSSIANILLIIGAGGAFNGILKGSGLSDSLAMVLSGIDMHPILLAWLVAIILHAAVGSATVAMMGATAIVAPLMPMYPHISPEIMTLAIGSGAIGCTIVTDSLFWLVKQYCNATLAETFRFYSVATLIASFVALAGTFALSFVI; encoded by the coding sequence ATGGACTCTACAATGTGGATGATTGGTACTTTAGTTATCAGTATTTTACTAATCATCGTTTCAATTATTAAATTTAAGTTTCACCCTTTTTTAGCACTTTTACTCGCCAGCTTCTTTGTCGGTATCTCCATGCAAATGAACCCATTAGAGATGGTCAGCGCCATCGAAAATGGCATTGGGGGTACACTTGGGTTTTTAGCCGCTATTATCGGCTTGGGTACCATACTCGGTAAAATGATGGAAATCTCCGGTGCAGCAGAGCGCATTGGGGTGACATTACAAAAGAGCCGTTGGTTAACGCCTGACGTTACCATGGTGCTGATTGGCTTAATCTGCGGTATTACGCTGTTTGTTGAGGTGGGCGTTGTCCTGCTAATCCCATTAGCTTTTTCTATTGCGAAAAAAACCAATACCTCGTTATTAAAACTGGCTATCCCATTATGTACCGCACTGATGGCGGTACACTGTATTGTACCACCACACCCTGCGGCTCTCTTTGTCACAAATGAATTAGGTGCTGACATTGGTACAGTGATTGTGGCAGGGCTCGCAGTAGGCTTAGTCGCGTCATTAGTGGGTGGGCCGCTGTTCCTTAAGTTCTTAGGTGACCGCTTACCGTTTAAAACGGTGCCAGAAGCCTTCTCTGACCTCGAAGTACGAGAAGAGAAAGATTTACCGTCTCTCGGTGCCACACTGTTTACCGTTTTACTGCCAATTATCCTCATGTTGATCAAAACAGCCGCTGATTTAAACATGAGCAAAGATAACCAGTTATTTACCTTTTTACAGTTTATTGGTAACCCAATAACCGCTATGTTTATTGCCGCTTTTGTCGCTTATTACATGTTAGGGATCCGACGTAATATGGGAATGAGCGTATTACTCAGCAAAACCGAAGAGAGTTTTAGCTCAATCGCTAATATTTTATTGATTATCGGTGCGGGAGGGGCATTTAACGGTATCTTAAAAGGCAGTGGGCTGAGTGACTCCTTAGCGATGGTGCTATCGGGTATTGATATGCACCCAATCTTACTGGCCTGGCTAGTGGCAATCATCCTGCATGCCGCAGTCGGTTCTGCCACTGTTGCGATGATGGGCGCAACTGCGATTGTGGCTCCGCTAATGCCGATGTACCCGCACATTAGCCCAGAAATCATGACATTAGCCATTGGTTCAGGCGCAATTGGTTGCACTATCGTCACTGACTCGCTGTTCTGGTTAGTCAAACAGTACTGTAATGCCACTTTAGCCGAAACATTCCGTTTTTACAGTGTCGCCACGTTGATTGCGTCTTTCGTCGCGCTGGCAGGGACTTTTGCACTTTCATTTGTGATTTAA
- a CDS encoding Xylose isomerase-like TIM barrel, translated as MSKHIIVVTAAYGAQTVKQLGGQQALFDIIQNSHADGAEIRQELLLPSDNFSDIAKGLQSRQLTAVYSVPDTLFQQRSPIAITKLQGYFEDAKQLNARFLKLSLGELPENYDLSEVINLLNQYNTQLVIENDQTEVGGHITPLERFFADVKHQNMPIKMAFDMANWYWHREDPLKAAHIFASQVAYIHVKACQLRGNKRVAVALDDSDGTWKEVLNLLPDDAPCGIEFPLEGHDLRAVTEYYVSLLKNFSVKSSLSERGN; from the coding sequence ATGAGCAAACACATTATTGTTGTCACCGCCGCCTATGGGGCACAAACCGTAAAACAATTAGGTGGCCAACAGGCTTTATTCGATATTATTCAAAACAGCCATGCGGATGGCGCAGAGATCCGCCAAGAACTCTTACTACCAAGCGATAATTTTTCGGATATTGCCAAAGGGTTACAATCAAGGCAGCTCACCGCCGTTTATTCCGTGCCTGACACGCTATTTCAGCAACGTAGCCCTATCGCTATCACTAAACTACAAGGCTATTTTGAAGATGCCAAACAACTTAATGCTCGCTTTTTAAAACTATCACTCGGTGAATTACCAGAAAATTATGATTTATCGGAAGTCATTAATCTTCTCAATCAATACAACACGCAGTTAGTGATCGAGAATGACCAAACCGAAGTCGGTGGCCATATTACGCCTCTTGAACGTTTTTTTGCTGATGTAAAACACCAAAATATGCCTATAAAAATGGCGTTTGATATGGCGAACTGGTACTGGCATCGGGAAGATCCGTTAAAAGCTGCACATATTTTTGCTTCCCAAGTCGCTTACATTCACGTTAAAGCCTGCCAATTGCGTGGCAATAAACGCGTTGCTGTAGCACTTGATGACAGCGACGGCACATGGAAAGAAGTACTCAACCTTCTACCAGATGACGCTCCTTGTGGTATCGAGTTTCCGCTCGAAGGGCATGATTTACGCGCAGTCACTGAATACTATGTTTCTCTATTAAAGAACTTCTCTGTTAAAAGCTCTCTCAGTGAAAGGGGAAATTAA
- the ydjH_2 gene encoding Uncharacterized sugar kinase ydjH yields MKNQLDVVTLGEAMMMFVATQTGKLHEVENFVRRAAGAELNVAVGLSRLGLRTGWISRLGNDSFGRFIQATLDNEHVDTQCVTVDSHYPTGFQLKSKAENGTDPIVEYFRQGSAASHLDLTDFNENYFLSARHLHLSGVAAALSPTSYQLSLYAAKWMRNAGKTLSFDPNLRPSLWKSETEMVKQLNQLAFQANWVLPGLKEGKILTGFDQPESIADFYLAHGVEAVVIKTGEHGAYYKTADNQQGISPAVHVKHVIDTVGAGDGFAVGVISALLEGLTLPQAVARGNFVGARAIQVIGDSEGLPTQAQLQHEMALLYVATTKAVC; encoded by the coding sequence ATGAAAAATCAATTAGATGTAGTTACTCTTGGCGAAGCCATGATGATGTTCGTCGCCACGCAAACAGGGAAATTGCATGAGGTCGAAAACTTTGTTCGTCGTGCTGCAGGAGCAGAGCTCAACGTTGCTGTTGGCCTTTCACGCCTTGGGTTAAGAACAGGATGGATAAGCCGCTTAGGTAATGACTCTTTCGGGCGTTTTATTCAAGCCACATTGGATAATGAACATGTGGATACTCAATGTGTTACGGTAGACTCTCATTACCCAACAGGCTTTCAACTTAAATCTAAAGCTGAAAATGGAACCGATCCCATTGTGGAGTATTTCCGCCAAGGCTCTGCGGCCAGCCATTTAGATTTAACCGATTTTAATGAAAATTATTTCTTATCCGCACGCCATTTGCATTTAAGTGGTGTGGCAGCCGCGCTTTCACCCACCAGCTACCAACTGTCACTGTATGCCGCGAAATGGATGCGAAATGCAGGTAAAACACTATCATTTGACCCCAACTTGCGCCCTTCTCTATGGAAGAGTGAAACAGAAATGGTGAAACAGCTCAACCAACTCGCGTTTCAAGCTAATTGGGTTTTACCTGGCTTAAAAGAAGGCAAAATTCTGACAGGCTTCGACCAACCCGAGTCTATTGCTGATTTTTATCTCGCTCACGGTGTTGAAGCCGTTGTGATTAAAACCGGAGAACACGGCGCATATTATAAAACAGCGGATAACCAGCAGGGCATATCTCCTGCCGTTCATGTTAAACACGTCATTGATACCGTTGGAGCTGGCGATGGCTTTGCCGTTGGCGTCATTAGCGCCTTACTTGAAGGCTTAACATTACCGCAAGCTGTTGCAAGAGGTAATTTTGTTGGAGCAAGAGCCATTCAAGTTATAGGTGATAGTGAAGGTTTACCAACCCAAGCGCAACTGCAGCATGAAATGGCATTACTCTACGTAGCCACCACTAAAGCGGTATGTTAA
- the gcvA_5 gene encoding Gcv operon activator, protein MVFIGGIVSANFNQFEQSGFIQWNKRLSSYQLSRLHTFEAAARHLSFALAAQELSLTPSAVSHRINMLEGELGFKLFERFHRRIELTSDGERIYWALRKNLDDINQEIIDIKNQEISGELTVYSRPSIAQCWLIPKIADFANQYPSIQLNLLTGNDDVNFRGYGIDIAIYYDDMTRSNLYCEDLMTESIVPVCSPQYAQQYDLLNNIHQLKNCTLLHDRQAWSSNSDYDEWKAWSEHYQLALFPHRRNLCFDRSDLAIVAAMNHAGVAMGRKQLVEKRLKRQELVMPFGDISLKCQQRYYFAMLNEKRNPKADIFIQWLKQQVNAIPQVK, encoded by the coding sequence ATGGTTTTTATTGGGGGCATTGTGTCGGCAAATTTCAATCAATTTGAGCAATCTGGATTTATTCAATGGAATAAACGGCTATCAAGTTATCAACTATCGCGCTTGCATACCTTTGAAGCAGCAGCACGGCATCTTTCTTTTGCCTTAGCGGCGCAGGAACTTTCGTTAACCCCCAGTGCAGTTAGTCACCGAATTAACATGTTAGAAGGGGAATTGGGGTTTAAATTATTTGAGCGTTTTCATCGGCGTATTGAACTAACCTCTGACGGGGAACGAATTTACTGGGCTCTACGTAAAAATTTGGATGATATTAACCAAGAAATCATTGATATCAAAAACCAAGAAATCTCGGGTGAACTGACGGTGTATTCACGGCCATCTATCGCTCAGTGCTGGTTAATCCCCAAAATTGCAGATTTTGCTAATCAATACCCCTCAATTCAGTTGAATCTCTTAACGGGAAACGATGATGTTAATTTTCGTGGGTATGGTATTGATATTGCTATTTATTATGATGATATGACAAGATCTAATCTGTATTGTGAGGATTTGATGACTGAATCTATTGTGCCTGTTTGTAGCCCGCAATACGCGCAGCAATATGATTTACTTAATAATATTCATCAACTAAAAAATTGCACTTTATTGCATGACCGTCAGGCATGGAGTAGCAACTCCGATTATGATGAATGGAAAGCGTGGAGTGAGCATTACCAGTTGGCACTGTTTCCACATCGTCGCAACCTGTGTTTTGATCGTTCCGATTTAGCGATTGTTGCCGCAATGAACCATGCCGGTGTGGCAATGGGGCGTAAACAATTGGTTGAAAAACGGCTGAAGCGACAAGAACTGGTGATGCCATTTGGCGATATTTCGCTGAAGTGCCAACAACGCTATTATTTTGCCATGTTGAATGAAAAACGAAACCCAAAGGCAGATATATTTATTCAATGGCTAAAACAGCAAGTTAACGCAATACCGCAAGTAAAATGA
- the rbsR_3 gene encoding Ribose operon repressor: MEKPKAMAPKTQKVATIKDVAAKAQAGKTSISRYLNGEFHLLSDNLRQRIESAIRELNYRPNQMARSLKHGRTGLIGLIIADIGNPFSVEVLKGVEAESIKQGFMTVVCNADNSIERECQFIQLLKGYRVDGLIINSAGVNEQFIDVLKETTLPFVLLDRKIDNFPSDMVGLDNPASAQMAFNHLVEQGFEAICFVTEPIVYNSARQERLQTFQALSQNHQHIQSEFHEVTLPDPAKLEAIVADFCTAHRGMRKVIVAANGVLTLQLAYVMNKQGLRWGTDIGFLSFDNLEWAALAGQGVTSVSQPTAEMGHKAVECLLEKLENPDKPPMQYLFNGELLIRKSTTL; this comes from the coding sequence ATGGAAAAACCGAAAGCTATGGCCCCGAAAACGCAAAAAGTTGCCACGATCAAAGATGTCGCTGCCAAAGCTCAGGCAGGGAAAACCAGTATCTCACGTTATTTGAATGGTGAATTTCATTTGCTTTCAGATAATTTGCGTCAACGTATTGAAAGCGCTATTCGTGAATTAAATTATCGGCCAAACCAAATGGCGCGTAGCTTGAAACATGGGCGGACAGGCTTGATCGGCTTGATTATTGCCGATATCGGTAATCCATTCTCTGTTGAAGTGCTAAAAGGGGTGGAAGCCGAGTCAATCAAACAAGGTTTTATGACCGTCGTTTGCAATGCGGATAACAGCATTGAACGTGAATGCCAATTTATTCAACTGTTAAAAGGTTACCGCGTGGATGGGCTTATCATAAATTCAGCGGGTGTTAACGAACAATTTATTGACGTACTGAAAGAAACCACCCTGCCTTTTGTCTTATTAGATAGAAAAATCGACAATTTTCCCAGCGATATGGTTGGATTAGATAACCCCGCATCCGCACAAATGGCCTTTAATCATCTGGTTGAACAAGGGTTCGAAGCGATTTGCTTCGTTACTGAGCCTATTGTGTATAACAGTGCACGCCAAGAGCGCTTACAGACATTCCAAGCGTTATCGCAGAATCATCAACATATTCAAAGCGAATTTCATGAAGTCACCTTGCCTGATCCGGCAAAATTAGAAGCCATCGTTGCTGATTTTTGTACTGCACATCGTGGTATGCGTAAAGTGATTGTCGCCGCCAATGGCGTACTGACCTTGCAGCTGGCGTATGTCATGAATAAACAAGGGTTACGCTGGGGGACAGATATTGGCTTTTTAAGTTTCGATAACCTCGAATGGGCTGCATTAGCTGGGCAAGGGGTGACCTCGGTGTCTCAACCGACAGCGGAAATGGGGCACAAGGCGGTGGAGTGCTTATTAGAAAAACTGGAAAACCCGGATAAACCTCCAATGCAATACTTATTTAATGGGGAATTGCTGATCCGTAAATCGACGACATTGTAG
- the pepA_1 gene encoding Glutamyl aminopeptidase → MIDKAYLTSVLKTLLCTPSPVGMTEQAVARTHQWLAELGFTPKYTRRGVLYITLGSEEPKRALAAHLDTLGAMVTQLKPNGRLALRNTGTWAARFAEGARVTVFSDNHQYRGTILPLKASGHRFNTEVDTQIADWDNLEIRLDAPCYNFADLQSHGLNVGDIVAVDAQPEFIDNGFIVSRHLDDKAGCAVMLAALKSLVDDGVVPEVPCQMMFTISEEVGIGGTHGFGSQVQELLAIDNSVSAPDQTTRDDALTLAFRDRTGPFDLAITRHLLQLCQRYDIPHVRDTFKHYRSDSAAAIDAGWDIRAALACFALDSSHGWERTHLDSLVALATLVRRYIESDLVPLPGQSLQS, encoded by the coding sequence ATGATAGATAAAGCATATCTGACCTCTGTATTAAAAACATTGTTATGTACGCCTAGCCCGGTTGGGATGACTGAACAAGCCGTTGCGCGGACACATCAATGGTTGGCTGAGTTGGGGTTCACGCCGAAATATACACGCCGTGGAGTGCTATATATTACGCTTGGCTCTGAAGAACCTAAACGTGCATTAGCCGCACACCTTGATACGCTTGGGGCGATGGTGACACAACTCAAACCGAATGGGCGCTTGGCACTGCGTAATACAGGCACATGGGCAGCACGCTTTGCGGAAGGTGCAAGGGTGACGGTATTTAGTGACAATCACCAATATCGCGGCACTATTTTGCCATTAAAAGCGTCTGGGCATCGCTTTAATACTGAAGTTGATACTCAAATTGCGGATTGGGATAATTTAGAAATTCGCCTTGATGCCCCTTGTTATAATTTCGCTGATTTACAATCCCATGGCTTAAATGTCGGTGATATTGTTGCGGTTGATGCACAACCCGAATTCATTGATAACGGCTTTATTGTATCGCGTCATTTGGATGATAAGGCTGGATGTGCGGTGATGTTAGCCGCATTAAAATCACTGGTGGATGATGGCGTTGTGCCTGAGGTGCCTTGCCAAATGATGTTCACAATTTCAGAAGAGGTCGGAATTGGCGGTACACACGGTTTTGGTTCGCAAGTTCAAGAATTGTTAGCGATTGATAACTCAGTTTCTGCCCCAGACCAAACCACACGAGATGACGCATTGACTTTAGCCTTTCGTGACAGAACCGGGCCATTTGATTTGGCAATTACACGACATTTGCTGCAATTATGCCAGCGGTATGATATTCCTCACGTCCGCGATACGTTTAAACATTATCGTTCGGATAGTGCTGCGGCCATTGATGCCGGATGGGATATTCGTGCGGCTTTAGCGTGTTTCGCACTAGACAGCTCCCACGGCTGGGAAAGGACTCATTTGGACTCGTTAGTGGCGCTCGCGACCTTAGTGAGACGTTATATTGAAAGTGATTTAGTGCCATTACCGGGGCAATCATTACAAAGCTAA
- the lutR_2 gene encoding L-lactate utilization operon repressor, giving the protein MSTNKPTTIEPVRIKRTDEIVNAIKETIMADNLIPGDRLPQEKELIEHYNASKSTVREALKSLEVQGLIKTKTGPGGGAFIDSMTESRAMSLLSNYLFTRDISIKDIYTLRKLLEPVVAVSAIDNIDNDGIQKLYDTIAIYDHEPADENERWQQRMAELDFHAVVASYSDNVLLVFICHFLQRLLKDLAVCKDIYLKPEPVDRRQGIEYQYQLIEALRRKDAEKVQSVMEAHMAYAEQAMLALQATLQERFLSEDR; this is encoded by the coding sequence ATGAGCACCAATAAGCCGACAACGATAGAACCAGTACGTATTAAGCGGACTGATGAAATCGTCAATGCAATAAAAGAAACTATCATGGCCGATAACCTCATACCCGGTGACCGTTTGCCACAAGAAAAAGAACTTATTGAACATTACAACGCCAGCAAAAGTACTGTGCGAGAAGCACTGAAATCACTGGAAGTTCAAGGGTTAATTAAAACGAAAACCGGGCCGGGTGGTGGTGCGTTTATTGATTCCATGACTGAATCGCGAGCAATGAGTTTGTTATCGAACTATTTGTTTACGCGGGATATATCAATCAAAGATATTTATACGTTACGTAAATTACTAGAACCGGTGGTTGCGGTTAGTGCGATTGACAACATCGATAATGACGGTATCCAGAAGCTATACGATACCATCGCCATTTATGACCATGAACCCGCAGATGAAAACGAACGCTGGCAGCAACGGATGGCAGAACTGGATTTTCATGCGGTGGTTGCCAGCTATTCCGATAACGTTTTATTAGTGTTTATTTGCCACTTTTTACAGCGTTTACTCAAAGATTTAGCGGTTTGTAAGGACATTTATTTAAAACCTGAGCCCGTCGACAGGCGCCAAGGTATTGAATACCAATATCAATTAATCGAGGCTTTACGCCGTAAAGACGCCGAGAAGGTTCAATCGGTGATGGAAGCACACATGGCCTACGCGGAACAAGCTATGTTAGCGCTACAAGCCACATTGCAAGAACGTTTTTTAAGTGAAGATAGGTAA
- the rhmT_4 gene encoding Inner membrane transport protein RhmT — protein MTMNTPAMSRWWRIMPIVFITYSLAYLDRANYSFAAAAGINADLGITKGMSSLLGSLFFLGYFFFQIPGAIYAEKRSVRKLIFACIFLWGIFASLTGMVSNIPMLVIIRFSLGVVEAAVMPAMLIYISNWFTQSERSRANTFLILGNPVTVLWMSVLSGYLIQAFGWREMFIIEGVPAILWAFFWWRTARDKPSQVSWLSQTEKETLDKILSDEQKNIKPVRNYREAFKSRNVILLCAQYFCWSIGVYGFVLWLPSIIRGASNLGMVETGWLSAVPYLAATLAMILVSWASDRMHNRKLFVWPMLLLGAVCFLGSYLLGSTNFWFSYTLLVIAGAAMYAPYGPFFAIIPEMLPKNVAGGAMALINSMGALGSFFGSWFVGYLNGATGSPSASYMFMGLALLASVFFTLIVKPSQEQNSDAVITKHA, from the coding sequence ATGACAATGAATACTCCAGCAATGTCACGTTGGTGGCGCATCATGCCAATCGTGTTTATCACCTATAGCCTTGCCTATTTGGATAGAGCAAACTACAGCTTTGCCGCCGCCGCAGGTATCAATGCCGACTTAGGTATTACCAAAGGGATGTCGTCGCTACTCGGCTCATTATTTTTCCTTGGCTATTTCTTTTTCCAAATACCTGGCGCTATTTACGCGGAAAAGCGCAGTGTCCGCAAACTGATTTTTGCCTGTATTTTTCTCTGGGGAATTTTTGCTAGCCTAACAGGGATGGTCAGCAATATTCCGATGTTGGTAATTATTCGCTTTAGCCTTGGAGTCGTCGAGGCCGCAGTCATGCCTGCGATGCTTATCTATATCAGTAACTGGTTTACTCAGTCAGAACGGTCACGCGCCAACACCTTTTTAATTTTAGGCAACCCAGTTACGGTGCTGTGGATGTCTGTGCTATCCGGTTACCTCATTCAGGCATTCGGTTGGCGGGAAATGTTTATCATTGAAGGGGTTCCTGCGATTTTGTGGGCTTTTTTCTGGTGGAGAACTGCACGTGATAAACCCAGCCAAGTGAGCTGGCTCAGCCAGACTGAAAAAGAGACATTAGATAAAATTCTTAGTGACGAACAAAAAAATATCAAGCCTGTTCGCAATTACCGCGAAGCCTTTAAGTCTCGTAATGTGATTTTACTATGCGCTCAATATTTTTGTTGGAGCATTGGGGTGTATGGTTTTGTACTGTGGTTGCCATCTATTATTCGTGGGGCATCCAACCTTGGAATGGTAGAAACAGGCTGGCTTTCTGCCGTGCCTTACCTTGCTGCAACCTTAGCCATGATCCTCGTGTCATGGGCATCTGACCGTATGCATAACCGTAAACTATTCGTTTGGCCAATGCTTTTGCTTGGGGCGGTTTGTTTCCTCGGCTCATACCTGCTCGGTAGCACGAATTTCTGGTTCTCTTATACCTTATTGGTGATTGCAGGCGCTGCAATGTACGCTCCGTACGGGCCCTTCTTCGCTATCATTCCTGAAATGTTGCCAAAGAACGTTGCAGGTGGTGCAATGGCATTAATCAATAGTATGGGCGCATTAGGTTCATTCTTTGGTTCATGGTTTGTTGGCTATTTAAATGGGGCGACCGGTAGCCCAAGTGCTTCGTATATGTTTATGGGGCTCGCACTATTAGCCTCAGTCTTCTTTACCTTAATTGTCAAACCAAGCCAAGAACAAAATAGTGATGCGGTCATCACGAAACATGCTTAA
- the dsdA gene encoding D-serine dehydratase, producing MTQINVDKLIADYPLVQDLIDLKQIAWFNPNVTTTQAGLPYVGLTIEDVQDAEARLNRFAPYLMKAFPETQATQGIIESEVIDIPNMQAALEKRYQTPIAGKMLLKKDSHLPISGSIKARGGIYEVLTHAEKLALAAGILSTDDNYEILFSEQFRKFFSQYRIAVGSTGNLGMSIGIMSAKLGFSVSVHMSADARQWKKDKLRSHGVNVVEYEQDYSIAVEQGRKEAEKDPNCFFIDDENSTTLFLGYAVAGLRLKKQFLEQGITVDNDHPLFVYLPCGVGGGPGGVAFGLKLAFGDAVHCLFAEPTHSPCMLLGVHTGLHDGVSVQEIGIDNITAADGLAVGRASGFVGRTMERLIDGYYTIDDSEMYNLLGLLNQTESIKLEPSALAGMTGCVHVTQNKGYLQSKSLTPTKLANATHLVWATGGGMVPVDEMQKYLSQANLS from the coding sequence ATGACTCAGATAAATGTTGATAAGTTAATTGCTGACTACCCTTTAGTTCAGGACTTAATCGATTTAAAGCAAATTGCGTGGTTCAACCCAAATGTCACGACGACACAAGCGGGTTTGCCTTATGTCGGGCTAACCATTGAAGATGTGCAAGATGCAGAAGCGCGCTTAAATCGCTTTGCGCCTTATTTGATGAAAGCGTTTCCAGAAACTCAAGCAACACAAGGAATTATCGAATCTGAAGTTATCGATATTCCAAACATGCAAGCCGCACTGGAAAAACGTTATCAAACGCCAATCGCGGGAAAAATGTTACTGAAAAAAGATAGTCACCTGCCAATTTCGGGGTCAATTAAAGCCCGAGGAGGGATCTATGAAGTACTCACTCATGCGGAAAAACTCGCCTTAGCCGCCGGTATTTTATCGACAGATGATAATTACGAAATTTTATTCTCTGAACAATTTCGCAAATTCTTTAGCCAGTACCGTATTGCTGTTGGTTCAACCGGTAACCTTGGTATGTCCATCGGCATTATGAGCGCTAAACTCGGCTTTAGCGTCAGCGTGCATATGTCCGCTGATGCCAGACAGTGGAAAAAAGACAAATTGCGTTCACATGGTGTGAATGTGGTGGAATATGAGCAAGATTACAGCATCGCCGTTGAGCAAGGCCGTAAAGAAGCCGAAAAAGATCCCAACTGCTTTTTTATTGATGATGAAAACTCAACCACCCTGTTTCTCGGCTATGCTGTCGCAGGCCTTCGTCTAAAAAAACAATTTTTAGAGCAAGGGATTACTGTGGATAACGACCACCCGCTATTTGTCTATTTACCTTGTGGTGTCGGCGGTGGCCCCGGTGGTGTCGCTTTCGGGTTAAAACTGGCCTTTGGTGATGCCGTCCATTGCTTATTTGCCGAACCAACGCACTCACCTTGTATGCTGCTAGGAGTGCATACTGGCCTACATGATGGTGTCTCAGTCCAAGAAATTGGTATTGATAATATCACCGCCGCAGACGGGCTGGCAGTTGGCCGTGCATCCGGTTTTGTGGGGCGTACAATGGAGCGGCTTATTGATGGTTATTACACCATTGACGATAGCGAAATGTATAACCTGTTAGGTTTACTCAACCAGACTGAGTCGATTAAATTAGAACCGTCAGCCTTGGCAGGTATGACTGGCTGCGTACATGTCACGCAAAACAAGGGTTATTTGCAATCTAAATCCCTCACACCGACGAAACTGGCCAACGCAACACATCTTGTATGGGCGACGGGTGGCGGTATGGTGCCTGTGGATGAGATGCAAAAATATTTATCACAAGCCAACCTAAGTTAA
- the ghrB gene encoding Glyoxylate/hydroxypyruvate reductase B yields the protein MKQNIILYKSIPADQLERLQQHFNVTAFDSITPENLANFKQALSSADGIIGASYPITAGDIANAPNLKAASTISVGIDQFDIDAMNTRKIALMHTPNVLTETTADTIFTLVLCSARRIIEMAEMVKNGQWTKSIGEDAYGSNVNGKTIGILGMGRIGYAVAKRAHLGFGMPVLYYNNHTHPDAENQLNARRCDLDTLLAESDFVCVVLPLSASTEKLIGKNELAKMKPSAFLINGSRGRIVDEAALIDALERGTIQGAGLDVFEVEPLPCNSKLLTLPNVVALPHIGSATHETRYAMVECAVDNLIAALNGDLSKNCVNPEIRK from the coding sequence ATGAAACAGAACATTATTTTATATAAATCCATTCCCGCGGATCAACTTGAGCGGCTACAACAGCACTTTAATGTCACTGCATTTGACAGCATTACACCTGAGAATCTCGCTAACTTTAAACAAGCGTTATCCAGCGCTGACGGCATTATCGGGGCCAGTTATCCTATTACCGCGGGTGACATTGCCAATGCCCCAAATTTGAAAGCGGCATCGACCATTTCCGTTGGTATCGACCAATTTGATATTGATGCAATGAATACCAGAAAGATCGCCTTGATGCATACGCCTAATGTATTAACCGAAACAACTGCGGATACCATTTTTACGTTAGTGCTTTGCAGTGCACGCCGCATTATCGAAATGGCTGAAATGGTAAAAAATGGCCAATGGACAAAAAGCATTGGTGAAGATGCATACGGCAGTAATGTGAATGGTAAAACTATCGGCATTTTAGGTATGGGACGCATTGGCTATGCCGTTGCCAAACGCGCTCATTTAGGCTTCGGAATGCCGGTTCTCTATTACAATAACCATACCCATCCTGATGCAGAAAACCAACTTAACGCACGCCGTTGTGACCTCGATACGTTGCTGGCAGAATCTGATTTTGTCTGTGTCGTGCTGCCATTATCAGCATCAACCGAAAAGTTGATCGGTAAAAATGAGTTGGCAAAAATGAAACCCAGTGCATTTTTGATCAACGGTTCAAGAGGCCGGATCGTTGATGAAGCCGCGCTGATCGACGCATTAGAAAGAGGCACAATTCAAGGAGCAGGTTTAGATGTGTTTGAAGTTGAACCCCTTCCCTGCAACTCTAAACTACTCACGCTACCTAATGTCGTCGCACTGCCGCATATCGGTTCTGCGACCCATGAGACCCGCTATGCGATGGTAGAATGTGCCGTCGATAACTTGATTGCAGCCTTAAATGGCGATCTGAGCAAGAACTGTGTAAATCCTGAAATTAGGAAATAG